CCGTCCTTTTGAGTGCAGCTTGTTTCCTGCATCACCCACGGCCATCGGTACTCAATTCGTTGCGTAACCAataaattgtgtttgtgtcattctttGAAGCACCCTCGGCAATGTTTCCACAGCTAGCCACATCCTCACATCCACGTTCTCGCCAGTGTGTGAATCTATCGGGATTTAGAATCCAGCATGTCGTTTGGTATGCTCGGTCCCCGGAGTGTGGATGGGTGTAAACATGGCTGGGACTCGGAAAAAAGGACTCCCGAGATCCATCGAGTACGATACGGCACGTTCTTGTGCTTGGTATTTGGACAGCTTGGGTAAACTTCGGCTGAAATATGGTTCCGGGTGGGAAAAgttctatgtgtgtgtgggaggtGATGCTAGTCTAGTTCGTTTTATTCCAACTGGTGGTTTGGCGACACTGTAATGATTTTATGGATGGTGCTCGAAACCCAATATTGCGGGTATGGAAACCAAATGGGATAACcgtaattgaaaatattatcaCTAATTTGCGGAAAATCAGATAAAAGCGGATCTGATTACCGGTGGAGAATATATAAATTAGAATTGAggactttttttattgtcgttTTGTTGAaggtttaaattaaaaactgaGGGCTTTCAATAGTAAGTCCAAGTATTAACAGATATCATATTATTCTTGGTGTCTCTCGCTTTTTTCTCTATGTAAGAAACTGTCACTTAGTTGACGGCCAGTAATCCATCAGTCACCTCACCTTGTGCAACGTTTATCGTCACACGAAACAAGCGACCCAATCTGCAGAAATCCTTTTGAAGCAAACGACACGTGAGGGACAACCTCTCAAAGGCTCGAGCGTCCTTTTTGCAGGCTCGCTTCAACAAGGCACCAGATGAATTGTGCAACCACTATTGTGCTGTACTGTTAGCGGCGACTTTACAAAATCCTGCTGCTCGGTTTCGGTTTagtgacggtttttttttttgcgctactTTCAACACTAGCGGCCACTTTCAACCGTTGCTACTTTCAACACTAGAATACGGCTCAGCAAAGTAGCCCTCTGCCAAGGGCGCATGCGTTAAagctgtgagtgtgtgtgtggctgggtGTATGTGGGCTGAGGTTTTCGCATCCCTAGCTCCCCGTGCAGCTATATGGGATTTTCCGACGGCTTATACCGCATCTTTGCTACTTCCGCTGGGTGTTATGTGGGTGTACAAAGCTGCCGGAGATAAAAGAGAAGTGAAGGGATGGAAGAGCAAAGTGTCACTGCTGTTCTCGCGTTTCGGTGCTCGCATGTGTGTTCTCGCTCGGTCGAAAAGCAATGGCTTTTGGGCCGACGTTTTCAACCAGTGTTGCGATTACTGGTGGAGAGTTAAGCTTTTATCTTTTTCCAggcttttattatttttttccccccacgaggggaaagttttttttctctgtcgGTAGTCTCAACAAATGCCGAGTGTCACGGATTGCATAAAGCTCCATTGGGGAGTGCTAAAACggtgataaaattataaaagctCTACCATGGCAGCAGAAAAGTGCACGGGACACGGTGTACAGCAGTAAAAATTAGTGGTGGACCGATTTTTCCACATGTTTTTACCGGGGTGGGGTTTGAATGAATCACTTTGCATGTGCgtggtgttgatttttttttatatggtAGTAAAGGTATTATGTGAGCATGTGTTACTTGGGACATAAAGTAATTCGCACCATTCCATTCAGTTTTTCAAGCTCGCCACCTTCTATCCACGATCTCTCCAGAGATCCTCCATTCTATTCAGCTTTTCCACATATATATCACAATTGGTTGAAATATATCCTGaacgaaatttatttttcaaattcgtagaattgtaaaattaaacaagaaaTGCAAGAATTATTCACTATGAAATCTTCAGTTGCACCTTGCATCTTGCTTTAAGCAGGAACGAGACTGTTGAATATTGATCATCTAGCCGGAATTGCACCCCGgagaataattaataaaataatccatAAGAATGAACCGAGGTTATTATCACCAGGGCCTCTTTGCTGTTCCAATTTTCTCTTGCTTTTCCTGGTGCTGGTGTAGATTGTAGATCCCACCGGAACGTAGTTCAAACGGAGATAGCATCGATCCTGAAGAGGCTGTCTGTGTTTGTACGATTGCATCAATTTACTTGAATGCTAGCTGGCGTAGTAGCAGAAGCAGAAAAGGGGAATAATCAATTACCCACCACACGCCGTACCTTTGGTCCGATGATGTAGCATTTCGGTTTAGAACTGGTTTGCGAACGTGCTGGACGCTCGATAGCAATCTACTCGATCTCTCGGTGGGGTTTCACATAAATTCTGTCCCAAGTGACAATCAGGGACTTTCCCCGATGGCAATTATTTGATAAGTCTGTGTAAGCATTAttaattgcaataaattgtGTGATATAGCGGGGTGGAATTATAATTACGAGTGCATCCAGTAGTTACGAGCTCCTGGCGAGTCGCAAACAATGCTACCGTAGGAACTGAAAACTGACTTTCCGCACATTCCTTTTCGAAGCATTGCTATGTTCCGTATTGGTTCGTACCGATTATTTTAGTTTCGGGTGTAGTTCTGTGTTACCACCTGCTACGCCGTCTGACAGAACCAAGTGTAAGTGGCACAGCTAAGGATTCCCACTTGCTTAATCCCGTCCTCCGGCGAATTCGTTTATAACCGCGCTTAAAGGTTGCGCACTCTTGTTTGATTGCAATCACGAACACAGCCCCGAGAATGGCTCGACAGCTTTGACGTAAACTTCCTCACGGAAACAGGAAGGaagtggttttgtgttgcgttcGGAATGAGGTATAATATTTCAGCGAAATTCGAAGCGATCCTTTTCTGTCCTTCTTGTCATGATGACCGGCTGTACACTTGACTGCCAACCCGGACCGTTTCGTGGTGAACAATATGAACTCTGCCGTGAAGTGTTTTCTTGCTTGGTGGCCCAGTTTTTTATAAATCCAGCTGTGCACTTTTGCTACATAACAGTAGGTGCACGAGTGTGTTACTTTTGCTGCAGTGtttagaaaatggaaatgacCTCGTGCAATGGAGTGCAAGGATTTAGGGTAGATTTCTTGTCTAGGTTTCATTGCCGTCCGGCACATGCATGCATCTGGTCAATCGGGAAAGCATTGTGTGATTTTACATGCATTTATCGCTTTGTTTTAGCCATCGAATCTGGTGCGATTACGCAACAGAGGAATGCTAACAACTTTAAGACATTTTTCAAATGATATTGCAACTATGCTTATGATTGGAAGATATATGCTATGGTAATGTATTAAATAGTTTGCACGGTTACAACATAACTTATCTAAtgcaaatttttaatgttcatgttcaatttttgttcttttgaaTCTTTTCAAATGGGTTTTTGagaattattataaaaatttgAAGTCCATTTAATGTAATGATGAATTTGAATCGATACACTTTAATGACATATGTGGAAACATATTTATAATAGCAATTTTCCGCAATTCCCTATTGCATCTCGAGTGAACTAAATTATGCAATACAATAATCGATCGCACTGCTGACCAAGTTTCCGATCGCGTGCCTAACACTCCATAATTATCgtgaaattgcatttttcccAACGCGCACCTTACCTTTCAACGTCCATCACTCGTCAATTATTGGACGGGCTTCAAACAGTGGTACCGACACGACCATTAGCGATAtcattcttttaattttcGGAGCTTTGATAGTCGAAAATCGATGCACAAAACGTGCAACACACACGGTGTCGGTGCGCAAATTCGTAACATAAATGAAAACGGCTCACCCGTTACCGCACTGCAAACGTGTGATGCGTTCTCTTACGAGATGCATTTGGAGCATTTTGAGGATCAAACGGGCCGAATATTGAATATTGTAGGAGGGAGGgagtttttagtttattcaTTCCGCTCGCATGCAGTGGCAGTCCAGTTCGCTGGAACGGAAACTGTAACATTAATGAGCgagtgtccattttttttttgcagttggaggaaaataataaaattttcatttcgattTTAACTTCCGTTTGAGTCAATggcattgcaaacaaaaaatacataaatctCCCCCGAGCAATGCATTATTTCTCTGTTATGTATTAACAAAGctgagttttattttctttaaaacatatGTAATTCAAAAAACAAGCAgccacttttttttgctttcgcttaAACTATCAAGCCGTGATCGATTGATTAAGCACACGTTCGGGGCAACGAATCGGCAGCAATGCACAAAATACAGACAGatgaataaatcaaaccattCATCCTTTACTCCTTCCCCGAATGCAACACGCAGTTGCTGCATTGTTGCAGCTTTTCATTTATCACGGTGACAGCGAAATGGGACGCACAAAAAGGAATACATTTTGACAAAAATTTGCGAGACAACGGAGAAATAGCGCTAAATATCGTTGGTTGTTTGCATAGTAGGTGGAGCGCAATGATGGTACAGCTGCAAATGGTTTTTCCCTCCCTTTTGTTTACAGAGTGTTGTGTCGGAAAGCAcattggtgtgcgtgtgtgtgtctgtgcagTAGCGAAGTTTGTGCtgagaaaacaaatcatttaattatttccgcACGATTGAAGGGTTGGAATAAGTGAACcgaataatttgtttaaaattggtCAAATAACCGTGCTCGTTTGTCGTTCCTCAGTTAGCACTTATGGTAATGATTATGAGCAACACGAACACATTCTGCACTGTGGCACCATTTGATTTATGATGGTCTCATAAGTGTGGTCGATTTTGCGAGAGGCAAATTTTAGTGTTGTGTTCTATTTAACTATGTTTAGTAATGCAACTTTCGGACAATTCTACTATATTGACCTCTTTTTTAAACACAGCAATATAATTCATGAAATGTGTTGTATCTTCCTCCTAAGGCATTAATTATCATGAATAACACCCTTTGCCATATTCATGTAGGAACAACAATGCAGAataatgtgtgtgtctgttttgaGTTaggccaaaaaaaacattaaagcgCTCGTGTGACTTAGCTTTACCGATAAACTGTGTATCTTTCACTCGTTTAACTGTATCATAACCAAACAGCACTGGGTTTGGTTGGCTTCCTTTcgcatacattaaaaaaatgatgtagGTGCGTTCGAGCAGTGCGACCGTTTGCCTTCTTCCGTGTTCATATCAGATGGGAAAGTCTTAAACTACATCAATCGTCGTGCTGTTGCCCTCGGCAGTGTGATGACATGCCAGAGATGCACGCCGGGATTTGTTGCCAGAACCTCATGTACAAATTATTCGGTTATGATAATTTGACGTTTTGGTAgcttaaacatttgtttggttGTCCGCAATTGCAACTGAATGATCTGTTACgggtaataaattttatgatttaaCAATTCTACAAGAATTCTGTTGGCATGAAACAGCACCTTGTACGAGATGATAATGTCTTCATACAGTATTCATATGGTAGCATAGTCAACGAATGTACGAATATCCGTAAATCTATGATGGATACTTTGTAGTCGGTAATTGGTCACAGATACAAAAGTGTCAGGAATGCCTAGTCAAGACCGGCAAAGGTTGTAGAGCCTCATCTATTTGTCTAgaattgttagtttttttgtatgactcTATAACTATTGTTAGCCATGCAGGCTCGGACAATATAATGTTGACAACAAGATAGTAAGAAAATATGTAGTCAGCAGCATATCGCGTCACCTTCCGCGACAACGTGACTTCAAAAGACGACGGCAATCATTTGTAGGGTTTCCCGTAGTGACTAAGTTTTGCCTCTCTCAACTTAATCCTAGTGCAGGTGCTTTCCGCATACATGACgctaattgttgttttttttttctttcttcatgtCTCCCTTCGGTACGTTCACAGGACACGGCTCATTCGCGCATCCCCCGGCTAGATGGTGTGAGCAGCCGCATTCCAGTGCCGGGAAGCTTTCGCGTACCGAACACCACAGTGCGGCTTCCTACGAAACGAGGAGCCCCCCAACCTCCGGCCACTCCAATCAGTTTTCTGAGGCCACCGTCACAGTGCCGATCGGGGGCAATTTCCATCGCGCGGTCCTATTCTGGCGACAAATTGTTCAACGGCGAACCTAGTCCGTTTCCGCTGTTGACCGCTTCTACGCCGGCGCCGGCACAGCTTCGCCTAGGACTGACAACACCAAAGTCTAgtggcttgccatttctgaAGAAGCTGGAGCTGGTCGCTTCGGGAACGACGGAACGCTTGGAGGACATCAAACTTTGCCAAAGGGAATTCGCAATTCCAAGCGACGATGACGAGGAAGGTGAAGGGCAATGTGGACCCGACGGGACAGTTCAGATGTTGGTAGATGAATCGCTCGAGCTAGTAGGAGCGAACAGTACAGATAACCTGCTGGATCCACCAACGGCCGAACTGGCGTGCAGTGAAGAAAATGCTACCATCGTTATTGCGAGCAAACACACTCCTACGTACGCTAGGAATGAACATACTGTGACATTACAGCGTGATGGAAACGTTACGTACGAGATACGACGTAGCGGAACCTTCGTAAAGTCCTCGCGAGAGTCCTTGAACTCTCCCCTCGATCGTCCACGGCCACCTGTGCTGAGTCAGACACACACTCGCAGCCACACCTCGTTGTCGTCGAATGTGCTTTTGGGCCTGACGAAAACATTCCGGCGCGAAAGCACCGAAAGCATCGATTCTCCGGTGCTAGACCTTACGCGTACCATGCCCTTTCGACGCCCATCCACTGGGGAGCTTCTGCTAGAGGAGGATGGCAACCGACGGCCACCGATACTGAACTCGACGATGGTTAACGATCGGTTGCTCAACGTGACGCAAAGCATTCCTAACATAACGCAAGAACTCCTGTACGCGGACGTCGGTCAAGAGTCCTGCCTGGCGCCCGGGGATAGCGTGCTGAACCGAACGGCGTCGGTGGAAGAGCAAAAGCTGCAACGGGGATTGGGGGCTAGTAGTAAAACGAAGCCCAATCGGTTAACGTTCAATCTAGAGGAGTCGGTAAATTTGATGCAGTTCAGTGCGGTCAGCACGGGAAACAAGGATGGACAAACGAAGGTGTTTAGTTCAACGCTACATTCAGATTCGATGGCCATTCCGGCTGCAACGGGTAGTGGCCAAGTGATGCAATTAGCTGGCAGTCAGCACAACAGTAGCATGTTACTGATGGACATTAGTGCACAGGATCGAACGCTGATTCCGTCAGAGCTAGAGCTTGACCGAGACAGAATAAGCGACGATGACGAGCATATGGCGGGATACTCCCTAGGACGAAGGAATATCGATCAACGTGAAGTAAGCATAGAGGCAGATGTGAGCGCTGGTAAGGAAATATTCGACCTGAGTCTTGACGAACCAGAGCCATGCTGCCAGGATGAagaccagcagcagcagaatcaAACCTATGCACAGCAGGAGGTTGTTCTGAGGCGACATTTGGAAAATCGTTCCAACACAGTTCCAGCACCGAAGCAGCGATACTCTTTTGGACTCGATCTGACCGAATGCACCTTAGATTGTTCGATCGAGTTGTGCGACTCGTCCCTTTCGCTGACGAAACCCGCCCATCTTAAGTCACCCACGAGCTCACTCACTAAGCAGGGCTCGTTCGAGATGGATGAGAGCCTCGGCATCCTGACGCCCGATCAGATGAAGGAATTTCTCGATTCGACCACTacaaacaccaacacaaacaatacGAATAACGCTGCAAACGCGGCTGGCCTGGAGCTGCAGCTAAATACGGGCATGGGCGGAAGCGGTACTGTCGGCACGGGAGTGGCTCACCATCACCACAAGCACGGAGCATTGCAGCATCACTGTCGCATCGATCAGACGCCCTCACCCGAAGAGCTGCCACTAGATCCGGTGGGCGTGAAGACGGACATGTCCGATATTATGCTTCCATCGGAGTTATTGCTGATAGCAGGTGGCCCTCAACCGTACGGTGGAAGTGTGGGTGGTGGACAAGTGAGCGTCAGTGCAGCGGGTGGTATGAGTGAGTTGTCCCAGGCCGATTCCGACCCGAAGACGGATCAGATGACAAAGTCTGCCACCtcgtcgaaggtgtcgaataGTTTCATCACGAGCATTACGAGTATTACGAGCCTCGATACCGGCTACCAGGGTGATGGTGAAATGTCTCGACCGGCGAGTCGCGGAGCGGACCACTCACCGTCGAATGGACCGCGCGTGAAGTCGGCCCTTGGTGGAGGCGCCTGGCAACCGATGATGGCGGCCGCCGTTGCGGCAGTGCCGCGCCGTCAGGACCCGATGACTGATTCGGATTTCTTCACCGAAAGCGATGCGGACGATGTTTTCAACCGTGGTGACGCTCGACGAGCTCAGATTATCGATGGGCAACTGTACGGTGCGCCGGGCGGTGCGGGTGGAATAGCGGGTGCGCAAGGTGCGAATGCCATATTCAATGCGATAGACGAGCAGGACGATCAAGatctgcaacagcagcatcagcagcaaaatCAGGATATGGGCCAGAATGAGGATTCGTGCATGGAATCGAGTGGCATTTTTACTGACGTCGAAAATCGGGCCGATGATGATCTTGTGCAGCGACGCGCGGATGATCAGCAACAGGCAGAAGCAGCTGCTGAAGGCAGCGGCAgcagtggtggtggaggtCGTCGAGGTTTCGATGAAGATCAACAGCAAGCAACGGACGATATGAGCCCGGACGTCTCGACGGATACGATGAGCAGTAGCAACAGCCAGAACTTTGTGCGAGCTTCCGAACAACAGCTCGCGCGAGATGACGATCCAAACCAGACGTGCAAATTGGTGCTCGACGAGCGCGAGAAAGATATAACACGGTGCTGCGATGACGGCAAGTCAAACTTATCGCAACACATCGGAGCTTCCCCGAAGGCGAGCGaacaccactaccaccagtTCGCGATTACGACGATGACGGCGTTGCAagctgatggtgatgttggTACCGCCGTGAGTACGACCGCTGGCGCTAGCTCTcctggtagtggtggtggcgtCGTCGCTGCTGGGAACGTTGCGCGCCGTTGCGATGCCGACAGCTTCCACGATGTCAGTGGTAAGAGATCGGCCGCGAGCGGCAATAGTACTAACAGCGCGACCAGCAACGGCGCTAGTAGCGGCAGCAGTGCCAGTCGCAAGCAGCtcaaaaacgaagcaaaccgTGGTCTAAGGaaacatcaccagcagcatgCGGTGGGTGCGGAAATGTCCGCTCCAACCACCGTTTCGTCGCGTACGGATCGTTTAAGCAAGACGCGTCCGTCGAAGGATTTGCCGGAAGGGTCACGTAGTGCGGTTCCGATCGAGCAGTGCAATGGTGGTGACGGTGACAGTAGTGCCGTCGGTGGTGGGGATTGTGATCAGGAAAATAAGCGTCCCAGTGCGGGGGGTACGCGTGGCCATGTGGGTGTAAGTGCACGTGGCGGTGGTGCCACAGGATCCAATTTGAGCTTTGTGAAAAAATCCAACACACCGAACAAGTGGGACGCGGTGATGAGCAAAATAGCGGAAAATAAGTCAGTGATGAGGCGAAATTTCAGTGACGTGAAGTCACGCATTAGCTGTGGCAGTGCAGTGGTCAGTGCAGGTGCTTCGAAGGGGGGTTCTACGTTGTTACGGCGGGACTCGCCCGCAACAAACACCGCGACCGGTTCGCTCAAGAGTCCACCGTCCGAATGCACCAGCGTCGCAAGCCGCAGTTCCGCACACGGCAAACGAACGATCTCCGGGTCGGTGAAGAGGTAAGTGGGGGCGGAAGGGAAGGGGAACTCATTTAGCGCCGAGTTTGAATAGTTTTCTCACGTGTGTTTTCGTACGCACATGCAACGTTGTTGATTGTTCGCTGCAGCTCTAGTGTTGCACGAGTtcggttcgatcgtttatcaGTGGCAATGCTTGAGTAGGAATGCTTCGAACGAAGCAGGAACAGTAGCGTACGTGGACAGGTTGTGGTGCGGTTATGTAAAATAAAGATTACACTTTTGCTTTGTAAAAGGTGTTTCGTTGTGCATGCCCGACCTCAGAGCGCAAAGGTTAGCGTGAGCTTATGCATTGTGCAGGGGTGAGCAATGGCTAATATTCAACACTATTGTCTCAtactactgttgctgctgggtgTGCCGTACAGCTTACTCTGAGCTTTTTAGGCAAACATATTGATATTTCTGaaagtaattttattaaataaatcaatttttgaaatttagaGGTTTAGAAAAATACCTTCATAGGACCCTGCATTTTAGAAAAACGGCTACGATCTACTGGGTTTTTGTATTCTTCGTTCTTGTTTAACAACTGATAAGCTGTTGCTTGCcataaaatggttttattacACTTACTTTTACCATGTAGCCTATCATTCCTTGCAACCGGAGATTGTTCCAAATGAGATACGCTCCATGTATCAGAATGCGCGCTATTTCACGAGACTATGGGAccaaaaaacatattttatgttattt
This Anopheles marshallii chromosome 3, idAnoMarsDA_429_01, whole genome shotgun sequence DNA region includes the following protein-coding sequences:
- the LOC128710736 gene encoding uncharacterized protein LOC128710736 — encoded protein: MSKDTAHSRIPRLDGVSSRIPVPGSFRVPNTTVRLPTKRGAPQPPATPISFLRPPSQCRSGAISIARSYSGDKLFNGEPSPFPLLTASTPAPAQLRLGLTTPKSSGLPFLKKLELVASGTTERLEDIKLCQREFAIPSDDDEEGEGQCGPDGTVQMLVDESLELVGANSTDNLLDPPTAELACSEENATIVIASKHTPTYARNEHTVTLQRDGNVTYEIRRSGTFVKSSRESLNSPLDRPRPPVLSQTHTRSHTSLSSNVLLGLTKTFRRESTESIDSPVLDLTRTMPFRRPSTGELLLEEDGNRRPPILNSTMVNDRLLNVTQSIPNITQELLYADVGQESCLAPGDSVLNRTASVEEQKLQRGLGASSKTKPNRLTFNLEESVNLMQFSAVSTGNKDGQTKVFSSTLHSDSMAIPAATGSGQVMQLAGSQHNSSMLLMDISAQDRTLIPSELELDRDRISDDDEHMAGYSLGRRNIDQREVSIEADVSAGKEIFDLSLDEPEPCCQDEDQQQQNQTYAQQEVVLRRHLENRSNTVPAPKQRYSFGLDLTECTLDCSIELCDSSLSLTKPAHLKSPTSSLTKQGSFEMDESLGILTPDQMKEFLDSTTTNTNTNNTNNAANAAGLELQLNTGMGGSGTVGTGVAHHHHKHGALQHHCRIDQTPSPEELPLDPVGVKTDMSDIMLPSELLLIAGGPQPYGGSVGGGQVSVSAAGGMSELSQADSDPKTDQMTKSATSSKVSNSFITSITSITSLDTGYQGDGEMSRPASRGADHSPSNGPRVKSALGGGAWQPMMAAAVAAVPRRQDPMTDSDFFTESDADDVFNRGDARRAQIIDGQLYGAPGGAGGIAGAQGANAIFNAIDEQDDQDLQQQHQQQNQDMGQNEDSCMESSGIFTDVENRADDDLVQRRADDQQQAEAAAEGSGSSGGGGRRGFDEDQQQATDDMSPDVSTDTMSSSNSQNFVRASEQQLARDDDPNQTCKLVLDEREKDITRCCDDGKSNLSQHIGASPKASEHHYHQFAITTMTALQADGDVGTAVSTTAGASSPGSGGGVVAAGNVARRCDADSFHDVSGKRSAASGNSTNSATSNGASSGSSASRKQLKNEANRGLRKHHQQHAVGAEMSAPTTVSSRTDRLSKTRPSKDLPEGSRSAVPIEQCNGGDGDSSAVGGGDCDQENKRPSAGGTRGHVGVSARGGGATGSNLSFVKKSNTPNKWDAVMSKIAENKSVMRRNFSDVKSRISCGSAVVSAGASKGGSTLLRRDSPATNTATGSLKSPPSECTSVASRSSAHGKRTISGSVKRGRTHSKDSEQSSLSDLSLSGGSPKLALKLPSTRPAKKRDVRTINSSSSDLGPPSKTNGAPPARSSAARAAAALQKRISPNITNVSIPLVPEQLKASPPSKRNMLLKRNGTANGTLPAKTPLKGKLAAHLLKDKEANKENSINGDHNRLGGATQTTKSSAAATVTSNSPKPLAKSLIRSSTGPNAAATTASNHHSTPPHLLNHHQHAVSNGNGVAATPTTTTTSVKAIQRNGTIILDKSSSPLLICDAATVEPAKGTVPEMVNLRNGAAGTTEEIALRSGLSKLTIPSSCSSSPSSSVLATGKEPNCDQLRQHQSRELANGLHREAALNIENVGKNGPELVDICLLNHAQKGVEALGVLVQYLVFNLDAFSCPTIKTAHQKTTADLLETKSILDEERTNSQTLKQQLLETTERETELQELHRCELSRVETCLSEQQRSADDRIAALEAQLVEKESHSRELLSRIDGYEAKLAEHEKQLENSRARELDLLQRINALSCTENELRDKVHSSELAYSERLQAAAMRERDLTEQINGLNRDLERIRRETERKERELEEKLTITKDECVVLRQSRNGPVEPISQNGAAVGAGSNLNLSGNPTIPLQLNRSSGNINHLQVLQDEVDSLRCVLDLKQREISELRKQTQEYERDAKELPGALTKVSALESRIEDLEVQLKTKTEEEKELQQKLKHMQDNLHQETKIKSRLSLHNEELQWRLKQNSEKFTLAYAELSKSYHENSSFMMNATKSSLDQSASAHHHHQLSHNQSRSSCSDRFFDMDDISPPTSPVIKGMVEKSDSVSWVLEIDDEPPEVSASRMVRRAGSFRSSAAYDSVAKRPKCAGLNQTTNSAMMSERHGGIQQSSSAASILKQHSSDLSSVKPPQSGSSASSHRLRSKSVSIKAAEPPKKIVRSNSGASASPCPGVSSIPCKPLRMSDMPGSWKEQPLYSSSPYAHKRYLSEDMDMVGSGSGKPFSEQHQHQMHRAKDLFLEETEFLSEPDSPFARCPKLNGEDIANPPVEIFHRDKTPNFKKSKENRGLITCDTTALTGGSSSAKATGSGLTAREKRREFTRKGNLAVGTVPKEAAGEALVSGSNSDDEALSTSSASSSSCISEGSLSSATGSSNSSHDNSPLHSGKRSSDRMNNDDDTVEGEANSSDEHPSQHRRRHSNISLEDALMKKIVASLNGDNGGTDGNNTPMEVSWSEDGDPGSESNV